The Rhododendron vialii isolate Sample 1 chromosome 6a, ASM3025357v1 genome includes a window with the following:
- the LOC131329836 gene encoding zinc finger BED domain-containing protein RICESLEEPER 2-like, which produces MSDHEHEMDDIDDDDDDIMDDAAEFDIPQNAELNDDQVPENKVESKKIVGSIANKRAPCWKHFNIITPEGHSKPRAACKWCLKDYACHSKLNGTKSLTHHLKFQCFNYPMSTKFTGSRQKLLSFQKKEHNGETSANLVPATFTVDACKRALAKMIIIDELPFSFVEGEGFKQFIEVVQPMWKPPGRLVMAKNCMLVYGEEKMALKQILKHQRLCLTTDTWTSVQNLNYMCLTGHFIDENWKYQKKILNFCIVPNHKGDTLGRMVEQCLLDWGVDKFLTVTVDNASSNSLLIAYLERKTKHRKTTILNHEFLHVRCSVHILNLIVREGLQEIDVPIGRVRNIVRYVRSSPSRMTEFWSCIEKEGITCRLKPYLDVSIRWNYTYFMLERAFTYQKAFDRLCDDPSFKLNVRKEEIDEEFDDVDGFEGMGRIIEIEKRKKRRGRGRKENVGPPTSSDWEKIKLYVKFLRVFYLATLKFSGSLYVTCNVFFDEMVLIQQDIVKLCETDDNELHDMALGMREKFDKYWGDFDKINQMLMFAVVLDPRSKIGFFEYCFRNTLGYDKTVVGELTDNITNGITRLFEWYVKNNANLNVLSQEVRGSSDKGDLDGVEMEIGSHKSLKSQFKMHMQKETNMACKSELEKYLAEASEDDSDKFDVLRWWKLNSSKYPIVSQMA; this is translated from the exons ATGTCTGACCATGAGCATGAG atggatgatattgatgatgatgatgatgatattaTGGATGATGCTGCCGAGTTTGATATTCCTCAAAATGCTGAATTAAACGATGATCAAGTGCCTGAAAATAAGGTTGAGTCGAAAAAGATTGTTGGTAGTATTGCTAATAAAAGGGCTCCTTGTTGGAAACACTTTAACATTATTACACCAGAGGGTCATTCGAAACCTAGGGCTGCATGCAAATGGTGTCTGAAGGATTATGCATGTCATTCGAAGCTCAATGGTACAAAATCACTTACTCATCATCTAAAGTTTCAGTGTTTCAATTATCCCATGAGCACGAAATTTACGGGTAGTAGGCAAAAACTtcttagttttcaaaaaaaagaacacaatgGCGAAACAAGTGCAAACCTTGTGCCTGCGACTTTCACTGTTGATGCATGTAAAAGAGCACTAGCGAAGATGATAATAATTGATGAGTTGccattttcatttgttgagggGGAAGGTTTCAAACAGTTTATTGAAGTTGTTCAACCAATGTGGAAGCCTCCAGGTAGGCTTGTGATGGCCAAGAACTGCATGCTTGTTTATGGGGAGGAGAAAATGGCATTGAAACAAATACTTAAGCATCAAAGGTTGTGTCTTACAACGGACACTTGGACTTcagtccaaaatttgaattacaTGTGTCTGACGggacattttattgatgagAATTggaaatatcaaaagaaaattctgaatttttgcATCGTTCCTAATCACAAGGGTGATACTCTTGGTAGGATGGTTGAACAATGTTTGTTGGATTGGGGGGTTGATAAGTTTTTAACTGTTACGGTTGATAATGCATCATCGAATAGTCTTTTGATTGCTTACTTGGAAAGAAAGACCAAACATAGGAAGACCACCATTTTAAATCACGAGTTCTTGCATGTGAGATGTTCGGTACATATCTTAAATCTAATCGTACGTGAGGGATTGCAAGAGATAGATGTCCCAATTGGAAGGGTGCGAAATATTGTGAGATATGTGAGGTCTTCCCCTTCTAGAATGACGGAGTTTTGGTCATGTATTGAAAAGGAGGGCATTACATGTAGGCTTAAACCTTATTTGGATGTGTCTATTCGTTGGAACTATACATATTTTATGTTGGAGAGGGCTTTTACTTATCAAAAGGCTTTTGATCGATTATGTGATGACCCATCCTTCAAATTAAATGTAAGAAAGGAGGAGATTGATGAGGAATTTGATGATGTAGATGGTTTTGAGGGTATGGGTAGGATAATTGaaattgagaaaagaaagaaaaggagagggagagggcgGAAGGAAAATGTTGGGCCTCCAACTTCAAGTGATTGGGAAAAAATCAAGTTGTATGTAAAATTTCTTCGAGTGTTTTACCTTGCAACTTTGAAATTTTCGGGTTCTTTGTATGTCACCtgcaatgttttttttgatgaaatggtGTTGATTCAACAAGATATTGTGAAGTTGTGTGAAACCGATGATAATGAATTGCATGATATGGCACTTGGTATGCGTGAGAAGTTTGATAAGTATTGGGGAGATTTTGATAAGATTAATCAAATGTTGATGTTTGCGGTTGTTCTTGACCCTCGATCCAAAATTGGGTTCTTTGAATATTGCTTTCGAAATACTTTGGGCTATGATAAGACGGTGGTTGGTGAGTTGACGGATAATATAACAAATGGAATTACCCGTTTATTTGAATGGTATGTGAAGAATAATGCAAACTTGAATGTGCTTAGTCAAGAGGTTAGGGGATCATCGGACAAAGGAGATTTGGATGGAGTTGAAATGGAGATTGGTAGTCATAAATctttgaaatctcaatttaagaTGCACATGCAAAAGGAAACCAACATGGCATGCAAAtcggaattggaaaagtatctTGCAGAAGCAAGTGAGGATGATAGTGACAAATTTGATGTATTGCGTTGGTGGAAGTTAAACTCCTCTAAGTATCCAATTGTCTCTCAAATGGCATGA